A stretch of DNA from Vanrija pseudolonga chromosome 6, complete sequence:
ccccctcgtcgccgccgttgcccaCCGCCCTGCCGCGTCATATTTACTGCGGCGGCCGtccagccaccaccgcgacTTGCTTGAAGAAGCGCGCATGCATGGCGAGTGACAGCCCCGAAAGTCTCGTTCTCGTTGCTTGGTCACGAGTGTCTCTCTCTGCCTGCGTAGCTACCTACCTGACTCTTTCTGCCTGATTGCGCGCAAATCTGGAAACCCAAACCTTGTCACCGGTGTGCTTGTGGTGGAATCAGGGCCGCAGCACTCCAATGCATGTTTCGCAAGTCCGTCGGAGTTGACAGCTTGcagcacagcagcagcagcagcagcagcagcagcagcatcaccAACAGACAGACTGCCTACGGCATCAGCGCAGCTCACTCGATGCAGACTAGCTCCAACCTtgcccctcgccgccgacaccgaccgACACTGACCGACCGCCGAGCTCTgctcggcaccctcggccACGGAGCTGTGCAGCGCtgtgctgtgtgtgtgtcggtGCTGTTTCCGCCATCCGCGAGCCGTCTGCCCCCAGCCGACacacggccgagctcgctTGGACGCACACTTACTTTGCCGCCACGGAGCGGCCACACGGCCGCACGCGCCCTGCTGCGCGCAACGGTACGTAGGAATCGATCGCGGACCTCGCGGACCGCGCTCGCCCCGGCGCCCCGTCCGGTGTCACGCCGAGGTCCTACTAATTTTAGAGCGCGCACAAAGGGGTCATGCGCGGGGACAGTTTCTTGCCGCCTGATTGCCTgaccgccggcgacgaggagaggaaCAAGGTTAAGTGGTGGCGTCAAACCTGGTTGGGCCTTGGGTCTAGTCCAGGAGGCGGCCAGGAGGGCAGGCAGGACGCTTTGATTAATTAGGATCGTTCTACGGAtgcgggggcggcgctggagtcaagccaccaccaccgcgcaccgacggcctcgaggcgcgtgGCATGACTCCAAGCGGCAAGTGGAGCGCGGGGAAGACAAACACATAATGACAACATGAACACCGACCAACTCGACTGATGTGCACGCACGAGGCTTACACGGCACAGCCTTTGATATCGGTCACTACTCGGGTGCGCACCGAGACCGCACCGCTCCCGTGTGGCCGAGACCAGACAAAGCGCGCTCCacacctcgctcgccagtAGGGCGTGGCGTGTTCATTCACTCACTTGAATGCACACACTGACGCCAAGGAGGATGTTTCCGTGCGCCCGCCCATAttcctcccctccccgcaGCTGCTCGATGAGTTTCAGACGGGCATGCATCCTCTCGGTTCCTGCCTAAAGTTGCATCCGACGCCCGATTGTCGACCGCAGAGCTCGTGTACCGCGTGCCCCGAGTGACTGAGATGGAGAAGTCGACACGTTTACGGAGAACAAGGTTAgtggcgcccgcgccgttcTCTACGCGGCTTGGCGGACGCCACGAGAGATTGCGAAGCCGTgctgggccggcggcgttggcTGCGCTGGCGCAGCATGCACGCTCCATCCCATTAACGATGCTCGGTGCCAAGTGCTCGATATCCTCGGGTGCTTTGTCCCGTCGTGGTGCCAAGTGTGTCGTGAAATCGTGTCATCTGATTAATACAGTTGGGGCCGATGGTCACGACGCCACCAGACTCCAGTGATCGCAGGATGTACGGCAAGATTGGGTGCCAGACAAGTGGCCAAGCCGAAAGCAGCACACTGGGCTGCAGGTAACGTAAAGCTGCAAACTTTGGGACGCGATGCTTCGGGCGAAAGTCGTGCACATGGCATTTTTGGCAGGGCTGGGCAGGACTCGAATCGAGCGCGCACACTGCGGTCAGGAAGGCAAGCCAGGTCGGTGCCCAGACAGACTGATCGCAGTGCCCGACAAAGCAGGCACGAAACCTTGGAGGAGCACGAAGCCAGagcgagagcagcagcatcaacAACGGACTCCAAACCAAACGCACACATCAGACATGcacgccgccccgcggcCCGCACGCGGCCCATTACCCAGGTCCCGGTTCCTTGTGCCTGCCAATGGCATGCTTCACCTTTCCTTGGGCGGACTGCCTTGGTGCCTACGATTCCTCAGACGCTAAGATGGGCATTCTGCTCACCCACGCCCGAGACCCAAGGGTGGTGACAGTGACCCAGTGCTCGTCTCTCATTTTTAACCTCGAGTCTATAAAACCTTGTTTGGCATTTACCTGCCCGTTGGACCCTGAGCGCGACACCGGTGAGGTGATGTGATGATACCACTGGGCCCactgggcgacggcgggccgGCGACCACTTTTTACTccgagcaccaccagcactACCCTTCAGAGTTCCATCGGCCCTGCGTCATGCACGCCGCGATCCTGCAACGAGGCGTCTGGAGGCGGGCTGTCGGGTCTTGTTGTTTTCCTGTCCTCGCACGCGGTCGcccggggcggggcgagcgatTGAGGCGGTGTAGTAGTGCAGCGTACCCGACGACCACTTCCATGTGCCCAAAGCGTCGAGACGTCACCTTAACCTAACCTCCTACAGGGACAGAGCAGCAGGTTCATTCATTCCACCTCTCTATCGCCGTCTCTGTTTTTCCAActactcgtcctcctctcctcctcgagcgggAAGGATCCAACAAACCCCGACTACGTGCTTgggtgagcgagcgacgagttTGGGTGCGTCCccacgaggtggacgacTTTGACTTGCCGAGACAGGCCCGAGGACCCTCGCGCTAGTGTCGGCGATAAGAGGGGTCAGTCACGCTCAACCCCTCAACCCCTCGTCCACGCAGTGCCAGTGATGTAAACATCACATGGCGAGCCGCCGGGCTGGGGCAGGGCAGCGGAGTGGCCGTGACGTCGACAGTGGACGAAAAGGGGCGAATCCATTATGCCCATTGCCCATGCCCACACGCTACCGGGGATCGAGGGCCTCGGTgacgcggcgagggtggcggAGGGATTGGGAGTGGGCAGCAACACACTCGGCAGAATGAGTTGGCGAGGTGGGCTGGGTGGGCAAAGCATGCGGTGCGCAGCTGGTGGTGACTCGACGTGGTTGGAAGACGGACGTGCAGCGACGTCAGTGGGCAGCGCGACAGCCTCAGCCTCACAATTACGGGCGGGCGGATTGGTTGTCCGCCCGGTGCTCAACTCAACGATGCAGCAGCTGCCCCGTGTCATTGTGCGTGCCGCCCGGTGTGCCGGTGCACGCAGAAGCGACGAGGGATGCGAGGCGACGCGGCAAGCGTTTGTCGTCAGCCGCCACATTCTGTCGCCctgcgtgctcgtcgccagaATCTGGTGCGGGCGAGGGCCTCCGCAGCCACAGGAACTGCGCCTCCCTCTTGTCGGGGGATCGACCAacgcggtcgtcgtctcgtctgcGGCAGACAGACAGGCGCGAGGAGTGCCTTACTCGCGCCAACGGCCCACTCGCTCACGCCCGAACCCAAGTCCGACGTCGGACCGTCGAGCACCGCAACGTAGGTTCTTCTGAGACAGGGCGTGTGCTCTGCCGGAAAAGCGACGGGAAGGGCTCTTGCCAACTCTAATGCAAGCGCCGGCTCCTGTACGCGCTCGATCACGACAGCCCAGCACGCGCCGTGGCTGGTTGGCTGGTGCAGCAGGCGTAGGTGGCTGCGGCTGGTGATCACCGGTGGCGTTTTTTTTTTGGGTCTTTTGTGTCTCCTTCGTATGCCCCCCTCCTTCCCCGCCCCCTGCAGATCGTTGTGGCTGCGAGAGGCTGGCGGCAGGTGATACACCCGCCCACCTATCGAACCCCTGCAGAAGGACGTCTTGGAACTGGGTTCAAGGTTGCTTGGTTGCTTGGCGACGCGCCTTGCTCAGACAGCACTACCAAACGAGTTCGGTGAAACCAAAGATGACTGCAGCCCAACGGTGCCTCTCTACATGGAATGCTTTATGCGATTGCGTTGCTCGCTCCGCTTCCGCGGTTCGCAAGTCGTGCGCGCGGAACGCAGGAGTGCTCTAGCTGCGGCGACTGCAATTCATTCGCATGCCACATGGTGCGTACCGTGCGTGAACCTGCAGGCCTCTGCAGCGCGGAAGACGGGCCATAGGTGACCCAATCGCCCGAGCCGTGGCaagcctcctcgcccgcctcctcgtcgatcAGTCGTCACCAGTCAGGCGCGGCCAGACGCCGAGATGATGCGAGTGACCCTTTTGCTGGGTGggtcggtgggtggtgggcggggcgcggcaccgcgcgcgcttgcTCGCCTTGTCTGCTTTTGCCGTCTCGGTCCCCGGCGCGTGCCCACCGAGTCACAACAAACCTGCCTGCTTTCACGGGGTGCTTGTCCCAGATTGCCAGGATCAAGGAGTCAGGCACTACAGGGTCGGCGATTGTTGTTTTTGGGTGCTAGAACAAGCTTTACCAAGAACCCTGGACGACCGAGCTTGGTACCTGGATGTGCACTCCGCGCGTGGCAGCTGCAGCACCCCTCAACCCAGTTGTGTGTCtttgcctgctgctgcagagcTGCTCCAGTCTCCTCCGGTCTGAACGCCAGTCGTCCGCATCATTCGAAAATGATCAATGCCCACTGTCCGTATCTCAACGACCCCACTTGTAAGGTTGCTCTCCGAACCCTTGAACGGAAACCTCCACAGGCGTAAGCGACCTTTGGTTTGCCGTGTATCAAATCAGCGAGGTGTCAGACGCCAAAACCTGACATTGCGAGGTCCTCTTGATTCCAGTACTTAACTACCTGGTACTCCCTCCTGCTGTAAATAGTCACCCCCCGACCCCCCATCATCACCCCCGCTCCACAATCTACCATCCGCTGGTACATATCTGTTCGCCGCGGGATCTCTCTCGACAACCTTGACGAAAGCACATTTTGCGTTTCCCGGCCATCACGCTTATACGTCACGACTTGGGcggccgctgccactgccacctTTGCCACTTGCCTCCgcccccccctctctcctcTTCCGCGGGACACTGTAAGTCTTCGTGTTTTAATATCCATGGGCCCGACCGTAGTCGTGGTCGAGACGCGCGTGATCCTGCAAtctcgcgccggcgccaaacACCACCCCATAGCCACCAGTGTCATGCGTCATGACACTTGCCCGAGGGCGCTGTCTCTGCTCTTGCTGATGAGAACGACGGAAGGCTGATAACACCCGCCAGTACGCACACTCTAGCCTTCACAAGTGATACATatcgctcgcctcgctcgttCACTCGCCTCGCTCGGTGAAGAAAGCATCCGATCATTCCGCAACGCACCCTCCCTCTTTATCCACGCTCAACTTGATTAAGCGCACGCTTCCCTCTCCGCGTTAGCTCCACACGACCTCGTACACTACGACTACGTTCCCAACCCCGGACAGTTTGAATCAGGTAGGTGTAGTGCGCAGGCTGCGGCGGGTAAATCCCCCCCGCCCCGTCCGGGACGAGTGAAGTCGTCATAGCTGACGTTttcgtgtgtgtgtgtgggcgcGTTTTGGCCACGTTACATGTACATAAAGCAGGTACCACGACCTTTAACGCATCGCTCGACAGATCCTACTTGCTCTTGCACACTCTTTAAACAACGGACACTTGGACGAaaccgacgacgactttggcATTGACGACGACTGAAACCCTGTAAACGCCACCCACCGACGCACTCCCGCTCTCACCCCCCGTCACtaccaccccaccacccaaaCGACCTTTTTCCACCCCCCACCACGCGACGACCACACTTTTTCCGCGTGTCGTCCATCTGGCCTACTTTTTACTTTTCAGACCTCGACGTGACCAACTTTTGCCCGTGAGTGTTGaacaaacaacaacaatcatCATGCCTGCACGAGAAAGAGACATTGTAGATGCATTCCGGGAATTGTCGCGGCGACTTTGATCGCTGCGCGTCACTGCCCTCCGCTTTCGGtccacgccgctcgcgccacaTTCGGCGCAATCGCTACGCAGACCCCCGCCAGGTTGACCCAAACAAGAAAAACAGGGGGTCTGGCAATCCTGGCGCACATCCACCCATCCAtcccacccccccccccccaccacccattCTTCCTTTTTATCCATCCACCACTCCATCTCCCCTTCCACGTGAAAAACACATGCTAACGTGGGCCCGCTTTGCCCACAGTTTATGAACAgagcacccacccaccgctacccaccaccaccacaccactcggcctcggcgtcggcgtcggcgtcgtcgtcttcctcggaGCAGCAGTACCACTACCCTGCTCACTACTACTcgtcggcaccaccaccccaccaccaccaccacccacaccccgtcgccgcccaccacccccaccagtACCACCCATACAAGTGAGCATCCATCCACCCATATAGCATCCATCCATCTACCCCACCGCGCGCATTGACTGACATGTGCTTCTTCTCCCCCACAGCCGGCCAAGGACGCCCACTCAGCACTACCCTCAGCCACCTCCACACGCGTACAACCCGTACCACTCCCCACCACGCCCCCGACGCGTCAAGGAGCACCGTCCCCCCACCCTTCTACCTCCGATTGAAAGCATCTGCTCGTCTTCAAAGCTCtccgacgcgccgccacctctCTCGTCgcgtcaccaccgccgtccACGATCAAGCGGCCACTCGCGCAACAACTCGGATACATCCTCGGATCTCATCCGTTACTCGTGCACCACCCCACGCACTCAGTCACCagtcgaccaccaccaccagaggAGACCAACCTCGTCGCACCACTACCAGGTCAAGCAGGAGCCCCGCGACTACCACTCGCCGACCTTCTCTCACCAGTACACTCGCTACTACGACGAGCACCTTCCCCTGACACCCATGTCCATCAAGTCGATGGACTCTCCAAACATGCAGCCCACTGACATGCGCCGttcgtccacctcgccggaCCGACCCCTGGCCGTCCCTGAGGACATTCAGCGCTCAATGTCTCCCGCCGAGCGCCGGCTTCTCCAGACCATGCCTCCTATGCAGCAGCGCCCGGTGACCGTCTTCCCTGTCCAGCACACATACACGTGGCCcccgaccgccgccgacggcgtctcgtcgcctgtccccgctgccgctgccgccgctaCTACCCCAGCTGCTGGCACTGCCGAGAAGGACCGCAACATTGCCATCGACCCCGCACTGTCGTCGGtccgctcgtcgaccgacgccgcggtcgctgCCACTGCCCCTGCTACCGGTGTTCCCGAGATCCGTCTgcccgagacgctcgactcggctTCTGCTGCGGCGATTGAGGACGAGTCGTCCAAGATGCAGGTCGACCCCCCTGCGAGCCTTTCTGCTTCGCTCGAGCTCCCTAAGAAGGAGACTCCCTTCTCGCGTTCTCCCGAACTCCGTGTTAGCCACAAGCTCGCTGAGCGCAAGCGCCGAAAGGAGATGAGAGATCTCTTCGACGAGCTTCGCGAGCAGCTTCCGGCCGACCGCGGAATGAAGGCCAGCAAGTGGGAGATACTCAGCAAGGCTGTCGACTACATTAGCCACCTCAAGTcgcaggccgccgacgcccaccgCACCATTGACATGCTGCACCGCGACCTGGCTATCGCCCGTGGAGAGAACCCAAACACGACTTGGACGTCGTCCTACCACGGCTTTAGCAGCACACTTCCTCAGTATGTTCCgcacgctggcgctgctgcagctgctgcggctgcggctgccgctgttcctgccgccgctcctgccgctccagctgctgcggcccccgccccggctgctgctgctcccgcTCCGGCTCCTGCGGCCGTCACCACCCCTGCCCCAGCAGCTGCTGTCCCGGCCGCTCCTGCCGCCGTGACTCCCCAGCCCGCTGCTACCACCCCGGCCGCGCAGCCCCAGCCTGCagctgccgcccccgccgcccccgttGTGGCAAAGACAACCTAGAGATACCCGTCTTATTATTCACCCACCATTTTACACGATCTTTACGGCCCCAGTGGTTAGACATTCCCCACACGTAGAGTCCCTTATACTCCGTGATATTAGTCGACCGTAATGAGCAGAAATGTGACAATGACTTCGAAGTTATGATGCAGTGCGAGCGCGAATACAAACTATATTTGCTTTTGGCTTCCGTCTTTGATTAATCGGTGTCTTGAGAGCATTTGAAGCGGAATCAAATTCCACGTGAAAATACTCCCGTTTGTCCATCTTGAAGAAGCCAACCCACTGATGAAAGTCGAGGATCGTTCTGTCATCTTTGTGAtcatctcgacctcgacttcGACCTCCAACCCCTCATCCAACTCGAAAACGCGAGGCGCATCATGCACCTCCTCAACCTCACGCTCCAGCCACCAACGGCCGTCacctcggccgtcgtcggctcgttTTCGGGCAAGGGGCAGGAGATCCTCGCCGTTCGAGGCAGCACCAGACTCGAGTTCTTGAA
This window harbors:
- the esc1 gene encoding Protein esc1, whose amino-acid sequence is MNRAPTHRYPPPPHHSASASASASSSSSEQQYHYPAHYYSSAPPPHHHHHPHPVAAHHPHQYHPYNRPRTPTQHYPQPPPHAYNPYHSPPRPRRVKEHRPPTLLPPIESICSSSKLSDAPPPLSSRHHRRPRSSGHSRNNSDTSSDLIRYSCTTPRTQSPVDHHHQRRPTSSHHYQVKQEPRDYHSPTFSHQYTRYYDEHLPLTPMSIKSMDSPNMQPTDMRRSSTSPDRPLAVPEDIQRSMSPAERRLLQTMPPMQQRPVTVFPVQHTYTWPPTAADGVSSPVPAAAAAATTPAAGTAEKDRNIAIDPALSSVRSSTDAAVAATAPATGVPEIRLPETLDSASAAAIEDESSKMQVDPPASLSASLELPKKETPFSRSPELRVSHKLAERKRRKEMRDLFDELREQLPADRGMKASKWEILSKAVDYISHLKSQAADAHRTIDMLHRDLAIARGENPNTTWTSSYHGFSSTLPQYVPHAGAAAAAAAAAAAVPAAAPAAPAAAAPAPAAAAPAPAPAAVTTPAPAAAVPAAPAAVTPQPAATTPAAQPQPAAAAPAAPVVAKTT